A stretch of Crossiella cryophila DNA encodes these proteins:
- a CDS encoding alpha-mannosidase — MHDDHKLIEGRIERVLRERIRPAVYPSSVGVDLAVWHAPGEPVPAAEGLAAEYEPTSVGVQWGPAWGTSWFRLTGTVPPEWAGLAVELVFDLGFDEKMTGFQCEGLAYRADGSPVKGLNPRNTWLPVGDPAQGGEEVVYYLEAAANPVLLDYIPFQPTQEGDRLTSSDAPLYRIARADLAVFDHQVWHLVQDIEVLYQLMLELPLTEARRWELLRALDRAIDAVDLQDVNGTATAARAELVDMLSRPAHTSAHQVSAIGHAHIDSAWLWPLRETVRKVARTASNVTNLMDEHPGFHFAMSQAQQLAWIEEHHPKVFARVKEKIDTGQFVPVGGMWVESDTNMPGAEAMARQFVHGKNYFLSRFGIETNEVWLPDSFGYTAAMPQIVRASASRWFLTQKISWNQTNKFPHHTFWWEGLDGTRIFTHFPPADTYNSELSGKELAHAARNYQEKGKATRSLVPFGWGDGGGGPTREMLARAARLSDVEGSTRVTVEPPGEFFRKAEEEYPDAPVWVGELYLEFHRGTYTSQAKTKQGNRRSEHLLREAELWAATAAIRLAAEYPYERLDRLWKLVLTNQFHDILPGSSIAWVHREAEETYAAVADELNEIIAVAQQALAGDGNWPVVFNASPHAHAEVPAAGALTRGEFTGHPVTVSTVDGVTVLGNEFLTVTVDGDGLISSIHDLLADREVIAPGARANLLQLHPDFPNMWDAWDVDSFYRNKVTDLTGSERVSVETNSAELATIRIERSFSVSTVTQLLTLRAGSRSVEIDTEVDWHETEKFLKLSFPVDVQSDRVAAETQFGHVYRPTHTNTSWDAAKFEICAHRWVHLGEPDYGVALVNDSTYGHDISRSAREGGGTVSVIRASLLRAPRFPDPQTDHGVHRFRHALVVGADKADAVRAGYRINLPERVVPGSGTAISPLVTVENPAVVVESVKLAEDQSGDLVLRLYEALGCRARTRLVLGTEVAAAYSTDLLERRWAETTEYEVTGNGFELSLRPFEILTVRLPRTPVTEGDH; from the coding sequence ATGCATGACGACCACAAGCTGATCGAGGGCCGGATCGAGCGGGTGCTGCGGGAGCGGATCCGCCCCGCGGTCTATCCCAGCTCGGTCGGCGTCGACCTCGCCGTATGGCACGCCCCCGGTGAGCCGGTACCGGCGGCCGAGGGCCTCGCCGCCGAGTACGAGCCCACTTCCGTTGGCGTGCAATGGGGTCCGGCCTGGGGCACCAGCTGGTTCCGGCTCACCGGCACGGTGCCGCCGGAGTGGGCCGGGCTGGCCGTGGAGCTGGTCTTCGACCTCGGCTTCGACGAGAAGATGACCGGCTTCCAGTGCGAGGGCCTGGCCTACCGCGCCGACGGCTCGCCGGTGAAGGGCCTCAACCCGCGCAACACCTGGCTGCCGGTGGGCGATCCGGCCCAGGGCGGGGAGGAAGTGGTCTACTACCTGGAGGCCGCGGCCAACCCGGTGCTGCTGGACTACATCCCGTTCCAGCCCACCCAGGAGGGCGACCGGCTCACCTCCAGCGACGCGCCGCTGTACCGGATCGCGCGCGCCGACCTGGCCGTGTTCGACCACCAGGTCTGGCACCTGGTGCAGGACATCGAGGTGCTGTACCAGCTCATGCTGGAGCTGCCGCTGACCGAGGCCCGGCGCTGGGAACTGCTGCGCGCGCTGGACCGGGCCATCGACGCGGTGGACCTGCAGGACGTCAACGGCACCGCCACCGCGGCCCGCGCCGAACTGGTGGACATGCTCAGCCGCCCCGCGCACACCAGCGCGCACCAGGTCTCCGCGATCGGGCACGCGCACATCGACTCGGCCTGGCTGTGGCCGCTGCGGGAGACCGTGCGCAAGGTCGCGCGCACCGCGTCCAACGTGACCAACCTGATGGACGAGCACCCCGGCTTCCACTTCGCGATGTCCCAGGCCCAGCAGCTGGCCTGGATCGAGGAGCACCACCCGAAGGTCTTCGCCAGGGTCAAGGAGAAGATCGACACCGGCCAGTTCGTGCCGGTCGGCGGGATGTGGGTGGAGTCGGACACCAACATGCCCGGCGCGGAGGCGATGGCCAGGCAGTTCGTGCACGGCAAGAACTACTTCCTGTCCCGCTTCGGCATCGAGACCAACGAGGTGTGGCTGCCGGACTCCTTCGGCTACACCGCGGCGATGCCGCAGATCGTGCGTGCCTCGGCCTCCCGCTGGTTCCTCACCCAGAAGATCAGCTGGAACCAGACCAACAAGTTCCCGCACCACACCTTCTGGTGGGAGGGCCTGGACGGCACCCGGATCTTCACCCACTTCCCGCCGGCGGACACCTACAACTCCGAGCTGAGCGGCAAGGAACTGGCGCACGCCGCGCGCAACTACCAGGAGAAGGGCAAGGCCACCCGCTCGCTGGTCCCCTTCGGCTGGGGCGACGGCGGTGGCGGCCCCACCCGCGAGATGCTGGCCAGGGCGGCCCGACTGTCCGATGTGGAGGGTTCGACCCGGGTCACGGTCGAGCCACCCGGTGAGTTCTTCCGCAAGGCCGAGGAGGAATACCCGGACGCGCCGGTGTGGGTGGGCGAGCTGTACCTGGAGTTCCACCGCGGCACCTACACCAGCCAGGCCAAGACCAAGCAGGGCAACCGGCGCAGCGAGCACCTGCTGCGCGAGGCCGAGCTGTGGGCGGCCACCGCGGCGATCCGGCTGGCCGCGGAGTACCCGTACGAACGGCTGGACCGGCTGTGGAAACTGGTGCTCACCAACCAGTTCCACGACATCCTGCCCGGCTCCTCGATCGCCTGGGTGCACCGGGAGGCCGAGGAGACCTACGCCGCGGTCGCCGACGAGCTGAACGAGATCATCGCGGTGGCCCAGCAGGCCCTGGCAGGCGACGGCAACTGGCCGGTGGTGTTCAACGCGTCCCCGCACGCCCACGCCGAGGTCCCGGCCGCCGGCGCGCTCACCCGCGGCGAGTTCACCGGGCACCCGGTCACAGTGTCCACAGTGGACGGTGTGACGGTGCTGGGCAACGAGTTCCTCACCGTGACCGTGGACGGCGACGGCCTGATCAGCTCGATCCACGACCTCCTCGCCGACCGCGAGGTGATCGCCCCCGGCGCGCGGGCGAACCTGTTGCAGCTGCACCCGGACTTCCCGAACATGTGGGACGCCTGGGACGTGGACTCCTTCTACCGCAACAAGGTCACCGACCTGACCGGGTCCGAGCGGGTCAGCGTGGAGACCAACTCGGCAGAGCTGGCCACCATCCGGATCGAGCGGTCCTTCTCCGTCTCCACCGTCACCCAGCTGCTCACCCTGCGCGCGGGCAGCCGGTCGGTGGAGATCGACACCGAGGTGGACTGGCACGAGACGGAGAAGTTCCTCAAGCTGAGCTTCCCGGTGGACGTGCAGTCCGACCGGGTGGCCGCGGAAACCCAGTTCGGGCACGTGTACCGGCCAACGCACACCAACACCAGCTGGGACGCGGCCAAGTTCGAGATCTGCGCGCACCGCTGGGTGCACCTCGGCGAACCGGACTACGGGGTGGCGCTGGTCAACGACTCCACCTACGGCCACGACATCAGCCGGAGCGCCCGCGAGGGCGGTGGCACGGTCAGCGTCATCCGCGCCTCGCTGCTGCGCGCGCCGCGGTTCCCGGACCCGCAGACCGACCACGGCGTGCACCGGTTCCGGCACGCGCTGGTGGTGGGCGCGGACAAGGCCGACGCGGTGCGCGCCGGGTACCGGATCAACCTGCCGGAGCGGGTGGTCCCCGGTTCCGGCACGGCCATCAGCCCGCTGGTCACGGTGGAGAACCCCGCCGTGGTGGTCGAGTCGGTCAAGCTCGCCGAGGACCAGAGCGGCGACCTCGTCCTGCGGCTCTACGAGGCACTGGGCTGCCGTGCCAGGACCCGGCTCGTGCTCGGCACGGAGGTCGCCGCCGCGTACTCCACCGACCTGCTGGAACGCCGCTGGGCAGAGACCACCGAGTACGAGGTGACCGGCAACGGGTTCGAGCTGAGCCTGCGGCCCTTCGAGATCCTCACCGTACGACTCCCTCGAACCCCTGTCACCGAAGGAGATCACTGA
- a CDS encoding DNA polymerase Y family protein, with the protein MPPHPPRPTGGGTGLARYAGLAHRVPEAQLPAIPAGYHPLRLLVLWCPDWPVIAAIAAAGLDPRTPCAVLANGKVLACSVTARVEGIRRGLRRREAEGRCPGLVVFEDDQTRDARLFEPVALGIEELAPGIEIVRPGLVALPAQGPVGYFGAAGAAERLVDQVGALAGVECQVGVADGLFAATLAAHRGVLVPAGGSPEFLAPLGIGELDQPAERLSGRGELVDLLRRLGLRSLGEFGALPEREVASRFGAGAVRAHRLARGLEERPADRRLPPAELSVAQVLDPPVERVDAAAFAARGLAEQLHALLTARGLACTRLGIQARTEHGEELSRVWRCAEPLTANGIADRVRWQLDGWLRAGGPTAGITLLRVEPEEVVDAGVLQLDLWKGEGAAQLAERAGRAFVRVQGMLGPDAVCTGVLGGGRGPGERVRLVPWGDEPRVRHDPEPPWPGRLPAPSPTLVPEEPVAALVRDQRGNLIGVSARQRISGVPYEVTVESGRSRLVTAWAGPWTVEERWWLPPEQGANRVARLQVLLADGQALLLACVNGSWQVEGVYD; encoded by the coding sequence ATGCCGCCCCACCCTCCCCGCCCCACCGGCGGCGGCACCGGGCTGGCGCGCTACGCCGGGCTCGCGCACCGGGTCCCCGAAGCCCAACTACCCGCGATCCCCGCCGGCTACCACCCCCTGCGCCTGCTCGTGCTCTGGTGTCCGGACTGGCCGGTGATCGCCGCCATCGCCGCCGCCGGGCTTGATCCGCGCACCCCCTGTGCCGTGCTCGCCAACGGCAAGGTGCTCGCCTGCTCGGTCACCGCGCGGGTGGAGGGCATTCGGCGGGGGTTGCGGCGGCGGGAGGCTGAGGGGCGGTGTCCTGGGTTGGTGGTGTTCGAGGATGACCAGACCCGGGATGCTCGGCTGTTCGAGCCGGTGGCGTTGGGGATTGAGGAGCTTGCGCCGGGGATTGAGATCGTTCGGCCGGGGTTGGTGGCGTTGCCGGCCCAGGGGCCGGTGGGGTACTTCGGGGCGGCGGGGGCCGCGGAGCGGTTGGTTGACCAGGTGGGGGCGCTGGCGGGGGTGGAGTGCCAGGTGGGGGTGGCTGATGGGTTGTTCGCGGCGACGTTGGCCGCGCATCGGGGGGTGTTGGTGCCTGCCGGGGGGAGTCCGGAGTTCTTGGCGCCGTTGGGGATTGGGGAACTGGACCAGCCCGCTGAGCGGTTGAGTGGGCGGGGGGAGCTGGTGGATTTGTTGCGGCGGCTGGGGTTGCGGTCGTTGGGGGAGTTCGGGGCTTTGCCGGAGCGGGAGGTCGCCTCGCGGTTCGGGGCGGGGGCGGTGCGGGCGCATCGGCTGGCGCGGGGGTTGGAGGAGCGGCCTGCTGATCGGCGGTTGCCGCCCGCGGAACTGTCCGTGGCTCAGGTACTGGATCCGCCGGTGGAGCGGGTGGACGCGGCGGCGTTCGCGGCGCGGGGGCTGGCCGAACAGCTGCACGCCTTGCTGACCGCGCGAGGGCTGGCCTGCACCCGGCTGGGCATCCAGGCCCGGACCGAGCACGGGGAGGAGCTGAGCCGGGTGTGGCGGTGTGCGGAACCGTTGACCGCCAACGGGATCGCCGACCGGGTGCGCTGGCAGCTGGACGGCTGGCTGCGGGCTGGTGGGCCCACCGCCGGGATCACTCTGCTGCGGGTGGAGCCGGAGGAGGTGGTCGACGCGGGGGTGCTCCAGCTCGACCTGTGGAAGGGCGAGGGGGCCGCGCAACTGGCCGAGCGCGCGGGGCGGGCCTTCGTCCGGGTGCAGGGGATGCTGGGGCCGGACGCGGTGTGCACCGGGGTGCTCGGGGGTGGGCGCGGTCCTGGGGAGCGGGTCCGGTTGGTGCCCTGGGGGGATGAGCCGCGGGTTCGGCACGATCCGGAACCACCGTGGCCGGGGCGGTTGCCCGCGCCCTCGCCGACGCTGGTGCCGGAGGAGCCGGTGGCCGCGCTCGTGCGGGATCAGCGCGGCAACCTGATCGGGGTCAGCGCGCGGCAGCGGATCAGCGGCGTGCCGTACGAGGTGACTGTCGAAAGTGGACGGTCGCGGCTGGTGACCGCCTGGGCCGGGCCGTGGACGGTGGAGGAGCGCTGGTGGCTGCCGCCGGAACAGGGGGCGAACCGGGTGGCCCGGTTGCAGGTGCTGCTGGCTGACGGGCAGGCGTTGCTGCTGGCCTGTGTCAACGGGTCCTGGCAGGTGGAAGGGGTGTACGACTAG
- the purH gene encoding bifunctional phosphoribosylaminoimidazolecarboxamide formyltransferase/IMP cyclohydrolase — protein sequence MDERRPVRRALVSVSAKDGLLELATGLHAAGIEIVSTGSTAARIADAGVPVTPVEELTGFPECLDGRVKTLHPRVHAGLLADVRRPEHVEQLGQLGVAPFDLLVVNLYPFESTVASGAGPDECVEQIDIGGPAMVRASAKNHANVAVVVDPSRYGWLLEQIQAGGFTLAQRQRLAAQAYRHTASYDVAVASWIGSTLAPDDEGSGFPGWVGATWQRASVLRYGENPHQKAALYTAGHSGGLAHAEQLHGKEMSYNNYVDSDAAWRAAHDHELPCVAIIKHANPCGIAVSTLPDGDPGAIADAHRRAHACDPVSAFGGVIAVNREVTVELAEQVAEIFTEVIIAPGYADGAVDVLARKKNVRILVAEAPKRGGIEMRPVSGGLLVQQADAIDATGDDPANWTLACGTPADEATLTDLAFAWRACRAVKSNAILLAADGATVGCGMGQVNRVDAARLAVSRAGDRAKGAVGASDAFFPFPDGLEVLLAAGVRAVVQPGGSVRDAEVIAAAEAAGVTLYLTGTRHFAH from the coding sequence GTGGACGAACGACGTCCCGTGCGCCGCGCACTGGTGAGCGTCTCCGCCAAGGACGGCCTGCTCGAGCTGGCCACCGGCCTGCACGCGGCTGGCATCGAGATCGTCTCCACCGGCTCCACCGCGGCGCGGATCGCCGACGCCGGCGTGCCGGTGACCCCGGTGGAGGAGCTGACCGGCTTCCCCGAGTGCCTGGACGGGCGGGTCAAGACCCTGCACCCGAGGGTGCACGCGGGGCTGCTCGCCGACGTGCGGCGGCCCGAGCACGTCGAACAGCTCGGCCAGCTCGGCGTGGCCCCGTTCGACCTGCTGGTGGTGAACCTGTACCCGTTCGAGTCCACGGTCGCCTCCGGCGCCGGGCCGGACGAGTGCGTGGAGCAGATCGACATCGGCGGCCCGGCCATGGTGCGTGCCTCGGCGAAGAACCACGCCAACGTGGCCGTGGTGGTCGACCCGAGCCGCTACGGCTGGCTGCTGGAGCAGATCCAGGCCGGCGGCTTCACCCTGGCCCAGCGCCAGCGGCTGGCCGCGCAGGCCTACCGGCACACCGCGAGCTACGACGTCGCGGTCGCCTCCTGGATCGGCAGCACGCTCGCGCCCGACGACGAGGGCTCCGGCTTCCCCGGCTGGGTCGGCGCGACCTGGCAGCGTGCCTCGGTGCTGCGCTACGGCGAGAACCCGCACCAGAAGGCCGCGCTGTACACCGCTGGCCACAGTGGCGGGCTGGCGCACGCGGAGCAGTTGCACGGCAAGGAGATGTCGTACAACAACTACGTCGACTCCGACGCCGCCTGGCGGGCCGCGCACGACCACGAGCTGCCCTGCGTGGCGATCATCAAGCACGCCAACCCGTGTGGCATCGCGGTCTCCACGCTGCCCGACGGTGATCCCGGCGCCATCGCGGACGCGCACCGGCGGGCGCACGCCTGCGACCCGGTCAGCGCCTTCGGCGGGGTCATCGCGGTCAACCGCGAGGTCACCGTCGAGCTGGCCGAGCAGGTCGCGGAGATCTTCACCGAGGTGATCATCGCTCCCGGCTACGCCGACGGCGCGGTGGATGTGCTGGCACGCAAGAAGAACGTGCGCATCCTGGTGGCCGAAGCGCCGAAGCGCGGGGGCATCGAGATGCGCCCGGTCTCCGGCGGGCTGCTCGTCCAGCAGGCCGATGCCATCGACGCCACCGGCGACGACCCGGCGAACTGGACCCTGGCCTGCGGCACCCCCGCGGACGAGGCCACCCTGACCGATCTGGCCTTCGCCTGGCGGGCCTGCCGCGCGGTGAAGTCCAACGCCATCCTGCTCGCCGCCGACGGGGCCACCGTGGGCTGCGGCATGGGCCAGGTCAACCGGGTGGACGCGGCCCGGCTCGCGGTCTCCCGCGCCGGTGACCGGGCCAAGGGCGCGGTCGGCGCCTCGGATGCCTTCTTCCCGTTCCCGGACGGCCTGGAAGTGCTGCTGGCCGCCGGGGTGCGGGCCGTGGTGCAGCCCGGCGGCTCGGTCCGCGACGCCGAGGTCATCGCCGCCGCGGAGGCCGCCGGGGTCACCCTGTACCTCACCGGGACCCGGCACTTCGCACACTGA
- a CDS encoding glycosyl hydrolase family 18 protein, giving the protein MRKLLTAVGGALVLLLAMALPAQAAPYQRTVVYYQTQYSNGATGDYVSPLPLLTNNTGVTDLIVAAIHLNADQTVHLNDHPPAHERYTQMWRDLKTMQDRGINVIGMVGGAAQGTYANLERDFGTFYPLLKHVITTYGLNGVDLDVEEKMSQAGINKLIDQLRTDFGSGFIITLAPVASALYGGGNISGFNYETLYRDRGSKIDWFNAQFYCGWGSMANTTGYDRIIDRKLIPAAKVVAGVITNPASCGGYVELDTLKTTIRALVAKYPTFGGVDGWEYFNSNPGGTARPWEWAKEITAAMR; this is encoded by the coding sequence ATGCGGAAACTGCTCACGGCGGTGGGCGGGGCGCTGGTCCTGTTGCTGGCCATGGCCCTGCCCGCGCAGGCCGCGCCCTACCAGCGCACCGTCGTCTACTACCAGACCCAGTACAGCAACGGGGCCACCGGTGACTACGTCTCGCCGTTGCCGTTGCTGACCAACAACACCGGGGTCACCGACCTCATCGTGGCCGCGATCCACCTCAACGCGGACCAGACGGTGCACCTCAACGACCACCCGCCCGCACACGAGCGCTACACCCAGATGTGGCGCGACCTCAAGACAATGCAGGACCGCGGCATCAACGTGATCGGCATGGTCGGCGGCGCGGCCCAGGGCACCTACGCGAACCTGGAACGCGACTTCGGCACCTTCTACCCGCTGCTGAAGCACGTGATCACCACCTACGGCCTCAACGGCGTGGACCTCGACGTCGAGGAGAAGATGTCCCAGGCGGGCATCAACAAGCTGATCGACCAGCTGCGCACCGACTTCGGCAGCGGCTTCATCATCACCCTGGCCCCGGTGGCCAGCGCGCTGTATGGCGGCGGCAACATCTCCGGCTTCAACTACGAGACGCTGTACCGGGACCGCGGCAGCAAGATCGACTGGTTCAACGCCCAGTTCTACTGCGGCTGGGGCAGCATGGCCAACACCACCGGCTACGACCGCATCATCGACCGCAAGCTCATCCCGGCGGCCAAGGTGGTCGCCGGCGTGATCACCAACCCGGCCTCCTGCGGCGGGTACGTGGAACTGGACACGCTGAAGACCACCATCCGCGCGCTGGTCGCCAAGTACCCGACCTTCGGTGGCGTGGACGGCTGGGAGTACTTCAACTCCAACCCCGGCGGCACCGCCCGCCCGTGGGAATGGGCCAAGGAGATCACCGCGGCCATGCGCTGA
- a CDS encoding error-prone DNA polymerase, with the protein MGWNNPPVRWQEFERALSGKPRDEEHPGDGGDSPAWTRRRAAYEPDLPPSQLPPRVPYAELHCHSNFSFLDGASHPEELAAEAARLGLTALAITDHDGMYGVVRFAEAARAHGLGTLFGAELSLGLTMPQNGIPDPEGSHLLVLARNADGYRSLCRAITAAQLAGQEKGRPVYELEEVAAQANQDWLVLTGCRKGMVRQALATGGVGAAGRELDRLVALFGREHVVVELTDHGLPGDTTRNDRLAGLAERAGLRVVATNAVHYSAPHRHRLATVLAAVRARRSLDEMDGWLPAAGAAHLRSGAEMAERFRRYPTAVPTAAELGIRLRFDLHSVKPRLPPYPVGPGHDEDSYLREQVYLGLRKRVEEGAEFLAQRRQVEHELAVIKDLGFAGYFLVVWDLVRFCVKAGILCQGRGSAANSAVCFALGITHADPVKYGLLFERFLAPARDGPPDIDLDIESDRREEVIQYAYQRYGRSHAAQVANVITYRGRSAVRDTAKALGFSTGQQDAWSKQIERWGPMESTVDDTEIPLPVLELAAELEGAPRHLGIHSGGMVISDEPIGETCPVEWARMENRSVLQWDKDDCAAMGLVKFDLLGLGMLSALHYMIDLVAEHHDRKVTLHQLGQDLADPAVYEMLCRADAIGVFQVESRAQLATLPRMRPEKFYDLVVEVALIRPGPIQGGSVHPYIRRRNGKEKVTFEHPLLERVLAKTLGVPLFQEQLMQIAVEVAGFSAAEADELRRAMGSKRSGERMARLKDRFFTGMGHKGITGESAQRIYDKLLAFANFGFPESHALSFALLVYASSWFKLYYPAAFCAALLRAQPMGFYSPQSLVADARRHGVTVLGPDINASLPQAGLEPGEPDKPVVRMGLAAVRTVGLPLAERIVAERAKAPFVDMVDLARRCRLTLAQLEALATSGAFSGFGLSRRAALWAAGAVAREGPEKLPGTTVGDAAPPLPGMDKLEQAIADVWATGVSPDSYPIQFLRGKLTERGVLSAAKLSTVDNGRRVAVGGAVTHRQRPATAGGVTFLNLEDETGMVNVVCVPGVWARYRRIARLSSALVVRGVVERVGTVISLRAEHLSTLDLRIPVRSRDFQ; encoded by the coding sequence GTGGGCTGGAACAACCCGCCGGTGCGCTGGCAGGAGTTCGAGCGGGCGCTCTCCGGCAAGCCCCGGGACGAGGAACATCCCGGTGACGGCGGGGACAGCCCGGCCTGGACCCGCCGCCGCGCCGCCTACGAACCGGACCTGCCCCCCAGTCAGCTGCCGCCGCGGGTGCCCTACGCCGAACTGCACTGCCACTCCAACTTCAGCTTCCTGGACGGCGCCAGCCACCCGGAGGAACTGGCGGCCGAGGCGGCGCGGCTGGGGCTGACCGCGCTGGCCATCACCGACCACGACGGCATGTACGGGGTGGTGCGTTTCGCCGAGGCGGCCCGTGCGCACGGGCTGGGCACGTTGTTCGGGGCCGAGCTGAGCCTGGGGCTGACCATGCCGCAGAACGGGATCCCGGATCCGGAGGGCAGTCACCTGCTGGTGCTGGCCCGGAACGCGGACGGCTATCGCTCGCTGTGCCGGGCGATCACCGCGGCACAGCTGGCTGGGCAGGAGAAGGGGCGGCCGGTCTACGAGCTGGAAGAGGTGGCCGCGCAGGCGAACCAGGACTGGCTGGTGCTGACCGGTTGCCGGAAAGGCATGGTGCGGCAGGCTTTGGCCACCGGCGGGGTTGGCGCGGCCGGGCGGGAGCTGGACCGGCTGGTGGCGTTGTTCGGGCGGGAGCACGTGGTGGTCGAGCTGACCGATCACGGACTGCCCGGCGACACCACCCGCAACGACCGGCTGGCCGGGCTGGCCGAGCGGGCCGGGCTGCGAGTGGTGGCCACCAACGCGGTGCACTACTCCGCGCCGCACCGGCACCGGCTGGCCACCGTGCTGGCCGCGGTGCGGGCCCGGCGCAGCCTGGACGAGATGGACGGCTGGCTGCCCGCCGCGGGCGCCGCGCACCTGCGGTCCGGGGCGGAGATGGCCGAGCGGTTCCGGCGTTATCCCACCGCGGTGCCCACCGCCGCCGAACTGGGCATCCGGTTGCGCTTCGACCTGCACAGCGTCAAACCGCGGCTGCCGCCCTACCCGGTGGGGCCGGGCCACGACGAGGACAGCTACCTGCGTGAACAGGTCTACCTCGGGCTGCGCAAGCGGGTCGAGGAGGGCGCGGAGTTCCTCGCCCAGCGGCGGCAGGTCGAGCACGAGCTGGCGGTGATCAAGGACCTCGGGTTCGCCGGGTACTTCCTGGTGGTGTGGGATCTGGTGCGGTTCTGCGTCAAGGCGGGGATCCTGTGCCAGGGCAGGGGATCGGCTGCCAACTCGGCGGTGTGCTTCGCGCTGGGTATCACGCACGCCGACCCGGTGAAGTACGGACTGCTGTTCGAGCGCTTCCTCGCCCCGGCGCGGGACGGGCCGCCGGACATCGACCTGGACATCGAGTCCGACCGGCGGGAGGAGGTGATCCAGTACGCCTACCAGAGGTACGGCCGCAGTCACGCGGCGCAGGTGGCCAACGTGATCACCTATCGCGGCCGGTCCGCGGTGCGGGACACGGCCAAGGCACTGGGTTTCTCCACCGGTCAGCAGGACGCCTGGAGCAAGCAGATCGAGCGCTGGGGTCCGATGGAGTCCACTGTGGATGACACCGAGATCCCGTTGCCGGTGCTGGAGCTGGCCGCCGAACTCGAAGGCGCGCCACGGCATCTGGGCATCCACTCCGGCGGCATGGTGATCTCCGACGAGCCGATCGGCGAGACCTGCCCGGTGGAGTGGGCGCGGATGGAGAACCGCAGCGTGCTGCAGTGGGACAAGGACGACTGCGCGGCCATGGGGCTGGTCAAGTTCGACCTGCTCGGGCTGGGCATGCTCTCCGCGCTGCACTACATGATCGACCTGGTGGCCGAGCACCACGACCGGAAGGTCACCCTGCACCAGCTCGGTCAGGACCTGGCCGATCCCGCGGTGTACGAGATGCTCTGCCGGGCCGACGCGATCGGCGTTTTCCAGGTGGAGAGCCGGGCCCAGCTGGCCACCCTGCCCCGGATGCGGCCGGAGAAGTTCTACGACCTGGTGGTGGAGGTCGCGCTGATCCGGCCCGGCCCGATCCAGGGCGGTTCGGTGCACCCCTACATCCGCCGCCGCAACGGCAAGGAGAAGGTCACCTTCGAGCACCCGCTGCTCGAACGGGTGCTGGCGAAAACCCTTGGTGTGCCGCTGTTCCAGGAGCAGCTCATGCAGATCGCGGTGGAGGTGGCCGGGTTCTCCGCTGCCGAGGCGGACGAACTGCGCCGGGCCATGGGGTCCAAGCGGTCCGGCGAGCGGATGGCCCGGCTCAAGGACCGGTTCTTCACCGGCATGGGGCACAAGGGGATCACCGGCGAGAGCGCCCAGCGCATCTACGACAAACTGCTGGCCTTCGCCAACTTCGGCTTCCCGGAAAGCCACGCGCTCAGCTTCGCGCTGCTGGTCTACGCCAGCAGCTGGTTCAAGCTGTACTACCCGGCCGCGTTCTGCGCCGCGCTGCTGCGCGCCCAGCCGATGGGCTTCTACTCCCCGCAGTCCCTGGTCGCCGACGCCCGGCGGCACGGGGTCACCGTGCTCGGCCCGGACATCAACGCCAGCCTGCCGCAGGCCGGCCTGGAACCCGGCGAGCCGGACAAACCCGTGGTGCGAATGGGTTTGGCCGCGGTGCGCACGGTCGGTCTGCCACTGGCCGAGCGGATCGTGGCCGAACGCGCCAAGGCCCCGTTCGTGGACATGGTCGACCTGGCCCGCCGCTGCCGGCTGACCCTGGCACAGCTGGAGGCGCTGGCCACCTCGGGCGCGTTCAGCGGTTTCGGGCTGAGCCGCCGGGCCGCGCTGTGGGCCGCCGGCGCGGTGGCCAGGGAGGGGCCGGAGAAACTGCCGGGCACCACGGTCGGCGACGCCGCGCCGCCGTTGCCTGGCATGGACAAACTGGAACAGGCCATCGCCGACGTGTGGGCCACCGGGGTCTCCCCGGACAGCTACCCGATCCAGTTCCTGCGCGGGAAACTGACCGAGCGCGGTGTGCTCAGCGCCGCCAAACTGTCCACTGTGGACAACGGTCGGCGGGTGGCGGTGGGCGGCGCGGTCACCCACCGGCAGCGCCCGGCCACCGCGGGCGGGGTCACCTTCCTCAACCTGGAGGACGAGACCGGCATGGTCAACGTGGTGTGCGTGCCGGGCGTGTGGGCCCGCTACCGGCGGATCGCGCGACTGTCCTCGGCACTGGTGGTGCGCGGGGTGGTGGAGCGGGTGGGCACGGTGATCAGTCTGCGTGCGGAGCACCTGTCCACACTGGACCTGCGGATCCCGGTGCGCTCACGCGATTTCCAGTGA